CGCTCCGTGCGAAGAACCGAGCCGAAAACAAGCGCaagaggaaagagaagaaaaagaggaagaacGAAGTGGTCGTGGTGAAAGGAAAGCTGAAGCTGTGCTCTGTATCTGGACTGGTCGCTGCCATCGGGATTCTGGTGCTTCTGGTTGGAGTGGCCATGGCTGTACTGGGCTACTGGCCCAAAGAGAGTCCGCTTTATCCAGGACTGATGAACACACAGAGGACTCACGAGAGCCGAGAATCAGTCAATGTGACCAGCAGACCGCCTTGGGATCTCTTAGATAAAGACTTCAGGAGCTATAATGGCTCCAGTGGGACTGCTGAGCCTGATCCGCCTAAACTGGGAGCATTCTCTGCATTTATTAACAGATACTTGTATTCGGACAAGATGAAGGTGTTCGGACCTTTAATCATGGGCATCGGGATCTTCCTGTTCATTTGTGGCAATGCGGTACTTCACgaaaacagagacaaaaagacCAAAATCATTAACCTCAGAGACATCTACTCAACGGTGATTGACATTCATAGTCTGCGGAGCAAGGAGTCGGCGCCGCTCAACGGTTTCGTGAACTACTGCCAATCCAAAGACACCAAATCGAACGGTTCCCCTCATAAGGGCTCCTGGCCGTCTCCAGGCTCTGAGCGACACGACGCAGGAAGCATGATCCCTTCACGACGTCCATCTACCACCATCCCACGAGTCTCGTCTTTGGAAAGACAGAGCTTTACAGACACAGTCTACAGCATCTATCGAGATCAGAACCGAATCAGCACGGCGGAGCCTGAGCTAAAGCAATGGGAAACCAGGAGCATCGTGTCCACTTCGGTCAACGCTTTCACCCTCCCAATGATGAAGCTCAACCACCGAGGAGCTTCGGAGAGAAGGGGTTCGGATAAAACCGGAGAGGCCAAACGAGAGGTCCTGGACGCCGAGGCCATTTGCAGGCGTTTGGAGGATCTGGTAGCGTCCAGGACCATCACGAGGGCCAAAGTGGAACCTGCTCAAACTCATCCCGAGCTTCTGCAGGATTCGGTGGAGGTTTACAGGAGCAGTGGCAGTTTGCAAGGAGCTCCTCGCGTCTCTCTGCAGGGTTCCCAGGTTCAGCTGCTGCTGTCCGGTTCTCCGAGTCGCAAGGCCACCGGATCTCACCTGTCCTTGAGCGCTTTGTCTGACCACTCCAGGTGTGTCGATCTAGATATCTGTCCATCCACCCCTACAGTGGCGCGATCGAGACGTCTCAGCTGTCCTCGGCTGGAAGGCCTCAGCAGCGGAGGC
This sequence is a window from Cyprinus carpio isolate SPL01 chromosome A24, ASM1834038v1, whole genome shotgun sequence. Protein-coding genes within it:
- the LOC109059906 gene encoding transmembrane protein 200C-like yields the protein MIATGGLLRISARRQDSLRAKNRAENKRKRKEKKKRKNEVVVVKGKLKLCSVSGLVAAIGILVLLVGVAMAVLGYWPKESPLYPGLMNTQRTHESRESVNVTSRPPWDLLDKDFRSYNGSSGTAEPDPPKLGAFSAFINRYLYSDKMKVFGPLIMGIGIFLFICGNAVLHENRDKKTKIINLRDIYSTVIDIHSLRSKESAPLNGFVNYCQSKDTKSNGSPHKGSWPSPGSERHDAGSMIPSRRPSTTIPRVSSLERQSFTDTVYSIYRDQNRISTAEPELKQWETRSIVSTSVNAFTLPMMKLNHRGASERRGSDKTGEAKREVLDAEAICRRLEDLVASRTITRAKVEPAQTHPELLQDSVEVYRSSGSLQGAPRVSLQGSQVQLLLSGSPSRKATGSHLSLSALSDHSRCVDLDICPSTPTVARSRRLSCPRLEGLSSGGYTKLEGLGGESFESTFSRESSVEVLEKDRELHDETHRQECPAVRQYSKKQKLIMVSQSDTTLEDVEMDSVEV